One genomic window of Amphiura filiformis chromosome 3, Afil_fr2py, whole genome shotgun sequence includes the following:
- the LOC140148110 gene encoding development-specific protein LVN1.2-like has translation MDHRVAMLTCLMALLPAIIAQHWHQSNTTAPERCCFPASQFTIRKSTTSGTVRLDGPRQFRHSPLAILEESHEFHDYNNSRVAADIIRRFINGYPEQHIRIVEDLEEETLYIIYPYEEKCTKGKSADYPYRAERCISEHAEYAGNATIDEALSVDSWQLYIPEKYTNGYHSITVGRDSCLPLSSSFAGVSVGWDVKQHLVTSTVFYNYEEGLTDDHEEYFAVPDYCAEKPRKNGGSGRPGGRPDGERPSKGRKTD, from the exons ATGGATCACCGTGTTGCTATGTTGACATGCCTTATGGCATTGCTACCTGCCATAATTGCCCAACATTGGCACCAGAGTAACACCACTGCACCCGAGAGATGTTGCTTCCCTGCAAGTCAGTTTACCATCCGCAAAT CTACTACGTCAGGGACAGTCCGTCTAGATGGCCCGAGGCAATTCCGACATTCTCCGCTCGCCATTCTGGAAGAGTCACATGAGTTTCACGACTATAATAATAGCCGTGTTGCTGCCGACATAATCAGACGATTCATCAACGGTTACCCCGAACAACACATCCGAATTGTAGAAGATCTGGAAGAG GAGACTCTTTATATCATCTACCCCTATGAGGAGAAGTGTACGAAGGGGAAATCTGCTGACTATCCATACCGTGCTGAACGCTGTATATCAG AACACGCGGAATATGCAGGAAATGCTACTATCGACGAAGCCCTCTCCGTGGATTCTTGGCAATTATATATTCCTGAGAAATATACCAATGGGTATCATTCGATTACTGTTGGGCGAGACTCATGTCTTCCGCTTAGCTCGTCGTTTGCCGGAGTATCCGTTGGATGGGATGTGAAgc aGCACCTCGTGACTTCTACAGTATTTTACAACTATGAAGAAGGACTCACCGATGATCATGAGGAATACTTTGCTGTGCCTGACTACTGTGCAGAG AAACCACGCAAGAATGGCGGATCGGGACGGCCAGGGGGACGGCCAGATGGAGAACGACCAAGCAAAGGAAGGAAAACTGATTAG